The following is a genomic window from Plasmodium yoelii strain 17X genome assembly, chromosome: 12.
TATACTAGTTGTAAACAAGGTGATGTAGATTGTAGTAATTCATTAAATAGTAATATAGgttatcaaaattataaggaaatcatagataaaaaaaagaaattgtTGGAcattaatattgaaaatatgtctaaattttatgaagcatttaaatcattatgtaactTGTATAAAAAACTTGGTGATGACAGTAAAAATTGCAAGAATGATTtggatgataataatgaatttattaaaaaatataatgaacttAATAATGTTTCTGATAATATTAAAGATGAAGTCTATTGTCAAgtattgtctacattattaaatgattataataatttaaaagagTATTGTGATGATAATAGAGATGATAGTGACAAAATTCCATCCCCTACATCGacaaaaacaaaagaaaCTGGTGTGCAAAGTTCTGAATCGAGTTCTGAAgttacatcatcaagttcgtcgataacaaacaaattaattccagttttatcgataatTGTTGCAATACCAATATTCTTgggaattttttataaggtaaataataaggaatttataaattattttttcgatTACTTATATGcgaatatcaaaaaatatataatatgtttaccatttttatattagtattcgttatttggatttcggaaacgaaccccaaaacaacatttaagagaaaaactaaaaaactaaaaaatataatgaagaaaatgattcattaatatatgattcgaagattaataatgattgatatatattaagaaattgtctatttgaaaataaataatttttcaccataatttttgaacataattattgggtatataagaataattaaatagtataaccaataatatataatgttatatatgtatagttataatatttttatactgtttttgtataatttttatatagtttttatgttgtgggtctGGATTTTCTTTGTGGaccccatattcgggttaagtattatattgcatttaattttgaataatttttaataattttttatatttttttataatttgataacatttattagtttaaagatttgttttaaatgtatatataataaagaagttattaaaaatatgtataggaTAAGTTGGATTTTTTATGATTTCTATTCAGTCTAAATATGTAAGAGAAAAAGTTAGGATGAAGATGCTTATCAAAAGGAAtaaagtaatatattttgataaattatatgatttgGATTTCGTGTTAGTATAACTTAATGGTAAATGTGTTGaattatgtatttttatgttttattgttAAATTGGTGGTAAATACATTTAAGAGTTCTTATTAAATGTATCataatttcttttatataagAAGTGTTAATTGGAGTTTAAGGCTCAATTGATGTATACGTACCACAATATAAAGACATTTGATTTATTTGATGGGAGagttatttgaatttaatatatgaatcCTATATAAAGTTGTAacatatgttatatatgaatgtataaaattataataaaatgtgtttTAATAGATTATTtacattataatttaaaatagacggtcgtttatttttaatattaattaaatatattgcatattattataatagacaatcaacaaatatagatatatatttaagttatatttatacatacagtattttatatttgagTGGACAAAGTAAATGATAAGTATATTGATATACAATTAATTACTAAAAAGTTTTAAgttttatgataataataaaagtacGGAAGGAGAAACTACAtactaaataataatttttaaaacaaaaaaaatgttgtGATGGGAATTTAAATAGGAATTAcggataattataaattaattttattaaaatatgtatcTCAATATTAAAGTGTTGAAAGAGTTATAGTTGGGGTATATTGTTGTTTACTCGATCAAATACGTTGTGTTAAGCTTAGGATATTCATATATGCGTGATATCTCTCTTTTTTATCGTAGAAATACTTTGTAGAATTTCCATCATCATAAATCtacgaaaaaaatggataaatatataaaatatgtcaaTATTTTGTGTGTGaatgtcataaaatatatgagtTATAAAGTAGATTTTCGATAAATGgtaaaatgagaaaaaaattattattttttgagatTGCTTACAGCGTTGATATAAGTAACATCAACTTGATCATTTTCCACTTTTTTAATTACAAATCCGGATATGTTAGTACCCAATTTGATTAATGCTTCCTCAGGATCTATTTCAGTTTCGATTAATTGTGTATTTTCTAATATTTCTTTCATATTAGGTTCATCATCAATTTTACCGAGATAATTTAGAGCTCTTGAAGGACAAAGAATTACAGTTGTGTCATTTGAATGCtacaaaatgaataaaaaaaatatatgtattatgtaaattaatgtataatatatataataatatgaataatggaaaaaaaattccCTTACTTTAACTTTTGCGgctaaaacatatttttttacgaAGGGTACATATTTAGGATCTATGTTAAGTTTTTCAAAGATGATTAAATCTTTGGAGTATACACGAGCAAGACTTCCTAACAATATGATTATTTTGgagatataaatgaaaataatagaCAATGAATAGTAAAATGAAAGATGCGTAAATAGTGATAAgagatattaaatttattgattattttttatgtaccCTTAATAAACttgtaattatatttttgggTATCATTGAAATCCCAGAGTTCCTCTATTACGTCATAGtactaatgaaaaataaaaatatggatatatataataatgattatttaatttgaagttatttttatatgttaaatattGTTTGGTATTTGATACGTTAGAGGCAGATGGGATCGTAAGATGAAGTCTTCCAATATccatatttccaattttcttagaatatataattttatctcCATTTTCTGTGGGATGGGTCGAATAATCGTCTGTACTAGTCTCAGAAAGTTTTATTAATAGTTCTGAAGTATTGTTTGCATGATCTATTGCTactaaattttcataaatacTATAACATGCCATGTCTTTGTATTTGTCAAATCTTGGATTCGAAATATTATTGGTGAAAATGAGATTATTTTTAATGGGTAAAACAAAAGAAagaaattaatttataaaatgagatttagaatttttaatgatTATGAAGGGAGGGGTTTGAGGAATAtggatatttatattatatgtaaatatttttcgaTGTTTTCATACGCTGATTCATGGTGGACGGAGTTGGCTTTATTAGCAACATTTTCAGCATGTTCGGTTGCAAATGCTCCATTTTGCATATATCCTGTGAGACTTAAAAGTGTCAAAGCAATCTTAATATATcctttattcatttttggataagtaaaatatgaatttaaaaagtgTAAAAAAGGTTATATAAATAGATTTAAAATAGAAGCAAACGAATATGCaagaaatttataaaaaattaataattattcaaaaatgaaaaaataaatttatataattatttaaatgtgaatttttttatctcaaatttttaatgtttATGTTTCATCAGATTTCTAAATTTGACTTATTCTTTGTTTCAGTGAACGGGTTGCAAGAGAGGAAAAACAAAGTACATAAATTATAGAGCACCAAAAATATTgtgattttaatttttataatattttatatgttacGGGTTATGgacatataaatttttaatggTTATGTTTTATCATGTTTATAAATTTGACTTGTTTATTTAAATGAACTCGTTGCAAGGGAAGAAAAATAACGTACATAAATTATAGAGCACCAAAAATGTTatgattttaatttttctaatattataatatttaaaatagtagattaaattaattatatataatattttatatgttacACGTTATGGGAATACAAATTTTTGCTTTTTATAGTTAGCTAAAATTAAAGTAtagttttataaaatatctaTATAGGATTTTTAAGTGTTTATATggatttgaaaaaaaatgtatacatGGATATGGTACTTAATGAAAATCGATAATTTGAAATATAGAGAAACacaatcaaaaataaatagtagttttgttatttttatcctTTATTTGAGTATGGAtgttttttacatttttatgtattaaagAGTTTAATTTATGGTGAAATGGATTGTTTATATATGGTTGCAATTATTATAACTACACCAATAATATTCCAATTCATCATAACAATAGGATGATAAATTTTACACTATGGTGAATTATGTTTTCtgtagttttattttttactttaatTGAAATTTTAATAGAATTTTTCTACTATTATTCGTTAAACGgtcaaaattatatattgttgATGATAGTAATGATATACATTATTTCTTGCAAATTGATAcacattataataaaattaaaaaaatacataaatataaaactaaacaaaattaaataaaaatttaataaaaaaaaataaaaatgcaataaaaaaaaaataaaacgatgaaagggtttagggtttatAGTATGAATTTAAgagtatataaattttaaataagtcAGATATATTTcgttcattattataaataaaattataatcataattataattacaaTTATAATTTCTGTATGTTTTGATTAAAAAAGGAGGGAATTAATCAATATATTTGGTATATGATgggattttatatttaaattatttattgtattttttgcTCTGTGATTAAGATGTGTAAAAATAGAGGTGATATAGTGTTTAAGTGTTATAGGTGTGATAATATATGTGaaatgagaaaaataaaaagttaatAGAGTAATTAAATTATGATTTAAGATTTGGGGATGATGATGAATCGGTAATTCCGTGAATATGttttta
Proteins encoded in this region:
- a CDS encoding PIR protein, whose product is MDKTLCEQFDTLRNYLPDDSSNSTTSDINNLGNFMNYCSNGESKGKECKNDLDNINAGCLWLFEQLFVENKKNISTVQYIIIWLSYKLNQKTYNEITDLNDFYKKYIENNTHYTSCKQGDVDCSNSLNSNIGYQNYKEIIDKKKKLLDINIENMSKFYEAFKSLCNLYKKLGDDSKNCKNDLDDNNEFIKKYNELNNVSDNIKDEVYCQVLSTLLNDYNNLKEYCDDNRDDSDKIPSPTSTKTKETGVQSSESSSEVTSSSSSITNKLIPVLSIIVAIPIFLGIFYKYSLFGFRKRTPKQHLREKLKN
- a CDS encoding fam-a protein, translating into MNKGYIKIALTLLSLTGYMQNGAFATEHAENVANKANSVHHESAFDKYKDMACYSIYENLVAIDHANNTSELLIKLSETSTDDYSTHPTENGDKIIYSKKIGNMDIGRLHLTIPSASNYYDVIEELWDFNDTQKYNYKFIKGSLARVYSKDLIIFEKLNIDPKYVPFVKKYVLAAKVKHSNDTTVILCPSRALNYLGKIDDEPNMKEILENTQLIETEIDPEEALIKLGTNISGFVIKKVENDQVDVTYINAIYDDGNSTKYFYDKKERYHAYMNILSLTQRI